In Flavobacterium sp., a single window of DNA contains:
- a CDS encoding RagB/SusD family nutrient uptake outer membrane protein: MKNIFKRSSAVALTFLMLMSSSCSQDFIDVPAEGTPTIGNYYDSDEKLDNASNGLYGIVWFNMNKSAFYGITDVISGNMYASQYNDFGKFTDLSFTNSQAFISDAWRSCFGAIANSNAYINNLPQSVGPAVSNEALNNALGEAHFIRAFSYFFLVRLWGNVPIIENNADYSKNYVIPSNPVADVYTFIENDLKFAIDNLRSKNRGSNYAANAHVSSGSAKAFLAKVYLYQKKYELARAMAQEVINSGEFKLLGGDELPTKSFADLWLQKNNNNEESIFSWQWTGAGTYFEGNFSNTLFAPENRLVETTYSGQIAPSQDLIHNVFENGDKRRIETFMLPGDYYPNITYAQTLAVDSPKLLGYTFELANEAQNSGAGLKKYVIGKENLPITGPFNAPFNGESSMNSYMMRYAELLLIHAEAILGSQTGSTTDANALKSYNAVRKRAGLAPKTAITFDDIFRERRAELACEGDYYFDLGRLPFSQAKAILEAQNRGDKQNEKHITISASNLLLPYPADDLIKNPKLTEVAPYTFK, encoded by the coding sequence ATGAAAAATATATTTAAAAGAAGCAGTGCAGTTGCTTTGACATTTTTAATGCTGATGTCATCATCTTGTTCGCAGGATTTTATCGACGTGCCGGCAGAAGGAACTCCTACGATTGGTAATTACTACGATTCAGATGAAAAGCTTGATAATGCATCAAACGGATTGTACGGAATTGTATGGTTTAATATGAATAAATCGGCATTTTACGGAATCACAGATGTTATTTCAGGAAACATGTATGCAAGTCAATACAATGATTTTGGAAAATTTACAGATTTAAGTTTTACAAATTCACAGGCATTTATTTCAGATGCATGGAGATCATGTTTTGGAGCAATTGCAAACTCAAATGCATATATCAACAATTTGCCACAAAGTGTTGGGCCGGCAGTTAGTAACGAAGCTTTGAACAATGCATTGGGAGAGGCTCATTTTATCAGAGCGTTTTCTTATTTCTTCTTAGTAAGACTTTGGGGAAATGTACCAATTATCGAAAACAATGCTGATTATTCTAAAAACTATGTTATCCCGAGTAATCCGGTTGCAGACGTTTATACTTTTATCGAAAATGATTTAAAATTTGCAATCGATAATTTAAGATCAAAAAACAGAGGTTCAAATTATGCTGCAAATGCACACGTTTCAAGCGGATCTGCAAAAGCATTTTTAGCAAAAGTGTATTTATATCAAAAGAAATATGAATTGGCAAGAGCAATGGCTCAGGAAGTTATCAATAGCGGTGAATTCAAATTATTAGGAGGAGACGAACTTCCAACAAAATCTTTTGCAGATTTATGGCTTCAAAAAAACAACAATAACGAAGAGTCTATCTTTTCATGGCAATGGACTGGAGCTGGAACTTATTTTGAAGGAAACTTTTCAAACACATTATTCGCTCCGGAAAACAGATTGGTTGAAACAACGTATTCTGGACAAATTGCGCCATCTCAGGATTTAATTCATAATGTTTTTGAAAATGGAGATAAAAGAAGAATTGAAACTTTTATGCTTCCGGGGGATTATTATCCAAACATCACGTATGCGCAGACACTTGCTGTTGATTCTCCAAAACTTTTAGGATATACATTTGAATTAGCAAATGAAGCTCAGAATTCTGGTGCCGGATTAAAAAAATACGTAATCGGAAAAGAAAATTTACCAATAACAGGACCTTTCAATGCGCCATTTAATGGAGAAAGCAGTATGAATAGTTATATGATGCGTTATGCTGAATTATTATTAATTCATGCCGAAGCCATTTTAGGATCTCAAACAGGAAGTACTACAGATGCAAATGCATTAAAATCATATAACGCAGTTCGTAAAAGAGCAGGTTTAGCGCCAAAAACCGCCATTACTTTTGATGATATTTTTAGAGAAAGACGTGCAGAATTAGCTTGCGAAGGAGATTATTATTTTGATTTAGGACGTCTTCCGTTCAGTCAGGCCAAAGCCATTTTAGAAGCACAAAACAGAGGAGATAAACAAAACGAAAAACACATTACCATTTCGGCATCAAATCTTTTACTGCCTTATCCTGCAGATGATTTAATTAAAAATCCAAAATTAACAGAAGTAGCTCCGTATACTTTTAAATAA
- a CDS encoding TonB-dependent receptor — translation MKKLLTNFIHWNANHRAIPLILFLLLSNFALAQIKVSGTVSDEKGLSIPGANISIAGSKTTTSTDFDGKYSIDVPANATLVYSFIGFNTQKIAVDGRKTINVILKSSAEDLKDVVVIGYGTQKRKDVNSAISSISSKDIENLKFASFDQMMQGKAAGVVVNSNSGEPGSNVSVKIRGVSSLTGTNEPLYVIDGVPISGDARNSSTSGRNAQGNSNFSNNGNITQSPLALINPSDIESIDILKDASATAIYGSRGANGVVIVTTKSGKKGTGKLSFENSYSVSNLPKRLHSMNLQEYAIHQNALADVYDPTARRPEFAHPELLGKGTDWQDAIYQTGFMSSNQLSFSGGKEGINYYISGGVLKQDGIVIESGFKRYNFRTNIDAKVNSFIRVGVNISGAITDEKLTLNGQFNGVVATSLLATPDVAVRELSGAFAGPPTGGNTSFVNPVAVSLLGSNTLVRKNYSGNFYTQVDLFKGLDYRFEAGGYIYDNLGQRFDPMYSLGNAVKSYANLYYNPSTGNSWNLKNMLTYKNTIGKHNFTVLAVQESNRAHWEGYSITGYGYKDNNDKSLSASDLSKAVTSGVYSGTQTLSSYLGRVVYDYADRYSLTGAVRTDGSSKFFVGNKWGVFSSVSGSWKLSNESFMESTKKYVDNIKIRAGWGQTGNNQIGNNLYDSNLHIVNSTMGTSYLPSNTPNKDLKWETQEQTNLGLDFTMFDSKLTATVDVYKKVSKNFLYQVPLPNYLSGGGDYEGGVNPPYFNLGSMQNKGIEITLGYTEKFSDNFTWNSNLNFTKYVNKVTDMAGLNIVKTMNTLAYNTVTVSRTQEGLPIGSFIGYEAVGIYRTDQDLLTYGHTAGGTQVPLKDGTNSLKPEFQKGDVIYKDQNNDGVIDLNDLVPIGNPNPKFTYGFTNNFKYKNVDLSIFLQGTAGNKLMNLTRLSGTMNSYMGTNYLTEAADFYSAVNTDASLPRPSTYDNINNAISTRHIEDGSYLRIQNVTLGYSLPSDIISKIKLSRLRLYASGQNLFTFTKYKGYDPEVGSYNQDALLSGVDNGRYPVPRQITFGFNVEF, via the coding sequence ATGAAAAAACTACTGACCAATTTTATTCATTGGAATGCTAACCACAGAGCAATTCCTTTGATATTATTTTTGTTACTGAGTAATTTTGCTCTTGCTCAGATAAAAGTTTCGGGAACGGTATCTGATGAAAAAGGATTATCGATTCCGGGTGCGAATATCTCCATCGCCGGTTCTAAAACAACTACTTCGACCGATTTTGATGGAAAATATTCTATCGATGTTCCGGCAAATGCAACTCTTGTATATTCATTTATTGGATTTAATACACAAAAGATTGCTGTTGATGGAAGAAAAACTATCAATGTAATTTTAAAATCTAGTGCCGAAGACTTAAAAGATGTTGTTGTAATTGGTTACGGTACACAAAAGAGAAAAGATGTTAATAGTGCGATTTCAAGCATTAGTTCAAAAGATATTGAAAACCTGAAATTTGCTTCATTTGACCAAATGATGCAGGGTAAAGCAGCCGGGGTTGTTGTAAACAGTAACTCTGGAGAACCTGGAAGTAACGTTTCGGTAAAAATTAGAGGGGTTTCTTCTTTAACAGGAACAAACGAACCTTTGTATGTAATTGACGGAGTTCCAATTTCCGGAGATGCGAGAAACTCATCTACTTCTGGAAGAAATGCTCAGGGGAATTCTAACTTTTCAAATAACGGAAATATTACGCAGAGCCCGTTAGCACTTATTAATCCAAGTGATATTGAGTCTATAGATATTTTAAAAGATGCTTCTGCAACAGCGATTTATGGTTCGCGTGGTGCAAACGGGGTTGTAATTGTTACTACAAAATCGGGTAAAAAAGGAACGGGAAAATTATCTTTCGAAAATTCTTATTCTGTGAGTAATCTTCCTAAAAGACTTCATTCTATGAATCTACAGGAATATGCCATTCACCAAAATGCTTTGGCAGATGTTTACGATCCTACAGCTCGTCGTCCTGAATTTGCTCACCCTGAATTATTAGGAAAAGGAACAGACTGGCAGGATGCTATTTACCAAACAGGATTTATGTCTTCTAATCAATTGTCTTTCTCAGGAGGCAAAGAAGGAATTAATTACTATATCTCCGGAGGAGTTTTAAAACAAGACGGTATTGTAATCGAATCTGGATTCAAGAGATATAATTTTAGAACTAATATTGATGCTAAAGTAAACAGCTTTATTAGAGTAGGAGTAAATATCAGCGGTGCAATTACGGATGAAAAATTAACTTTAAACGGTCAGTTTAACGGAGTTGTTGCTACTTCATTATTAGCAACACCGGATGTGGCTGTTAGAGAATTATCCGGAGCGTTTGCAGGGCCTCCAACTGGCGGAAACACTTCTTTTGTAAACCCGGTTGCTGTTTCTTTATTAGGTTCTAATACTTTAGTTAGAAAAAACTATTCTGGAAACTTCTACACTCAGGTAGATTTATTTAAAGGTTTAGATTATCGTTTTGAAGCGGGTGGATATATTTATGATAATTTAGGCCAGCGTTTTGATCCAATGTATTCTTTAGGAAATGCGGTAAAAAGCTATGCAAACTTGTATTACAATCCATCAACTGGAAATTCATGGAACTTAAAAAACATGCTTACTTATAAAAATACTATTGGTAAACACAATTTTACAGTTTTAGCCGTACAAGAATCAAACAGAGCTCATTGGGAAGGATATTCTATAACAGGTTACGGTTATAAGGATAATAATGACAAATCGCTTTCTGCTTCAGATTTATCTAAGGCAGTTACAAGCGGAGTTTATTCAGGAACACAGACTTTGTCTTCTTATTTAGGAAGGGTGGTTTACGATTATGCTGACAGATATAGTCTGACTGGTGCCGTTAGAACGGACGGATCTTCAAAATTCTTTGTTGGAAATAAATGGGGTGTTTTTAGTTCTGTAAGCGGTTCATGGAAACTTTCGAATGAATCTTTTATGGAAAGCACTAAAAAGTATGTAGACAATATTAAAATTAGAGCAGGTTGGGGACAAACTGGTAACAACCAAATCGGGAATAATTTATACGATTCTAATCTGCATATTGTTAATAGTACAATGGGAACGTCTTATCTTCCGTCAAATACGCCAAATAAAGATTTGAAATGGGAAACTCAGGAGCAGACAAACTTAGGATTAGATTTTACAATGTTTGATTCTAAACTTACAGCAACGGTTGATGTTTATAAAAAAGTATCTAAAAACTTCTTATACCAGGTACCTCTTCCAAATTACCTTTCTGGTGGTGGAGATTATGAAGGTGGTGTGAATCCTCCATATTTTAACCTTGGAAGTATGCAGAATAAAGGTATTGAGATTACTTTGGGCTACACAGAAAAATTCTCAGACAACTTTACATGGAATTCTAACTTAAACTTTACTAAATATGTAAATAAAGTGACAGATATGGCTGGTTTGAATATTGTGAAAACAATGAATACACTGGCTTATAACACTGTAACAGTTTCAAGAACTCAGGAAGGACTTCCAATTGGTTCATTCATTGGTTACGAAGCCGTAGGGATTTACAGAACAGATCAGGATTTATTGACTTATGGACATACAGCAGGAGGAACTCAGGTGCCTTTAAAAGACGGAACAAACTCTTTGAAACCAGAATTTCAAAAAGGAGATGTTATCTATAAAGATCAAAACAACGATGGTGTTATTGACTTAAATGACTTAGTTCCTATCGGAAATCCAAATCCAAAATTCACTTACGGATTCACCAATAATTTCAAATACAAAAATGTTGATTTGTCAATTTTCCTTCAGGGAACAGCAGGAAATAAATTAATGAACTTAACTCGTTTGTCTGGAACGATGAATAGTTACATGGGAACAAACTATTTAACGGAAGCAGCGGATTTTTATTCAGCAGTAAATACAGATGCTTCTCTGCCAAGACCTTCAACTTATGATAATATTAATAATGCAATTTCAACACGCCATATAGAGGACGGTTCATATTTAAGAATTCAAAACGTAACATTAGGATATTCTCTTCCTTCTGATATAATTTCTAAAATTAAGCTGTCAAGATTGAGACTTTATGCTTCAGGACAAAATTTATTCACTTTTACAAAATACAAAGGATATGATCCTGAGGTGGGTTCATATAACCAGGATGCTTTACTTTCTGGTGTTGACAATGGCCGTTATCCGGTACCAAGACAAATAACTTTTGGTTTTAATGTTGAATTTTAA
- a CDS encoding AGE family epimerase/isomerase, which yields MPAKLKQLKSELKTELDSIFNYWTKHTIDNENEGFIGQIDFNDHVIANAEKGSVLNARILWSFSSAYQITKKENHKQIAERAFEYLSKYFYDPEFGGIFWSINAYKTPKDTKNQIYALAFAIYGLTEYYAISKDEKALEISKNLYFKIQEHSYDPVNKGYLEAFTRDWQPIEDLRLSDKDANEKKTMNTHLHIIEAYANLYKVWKDETLRKNSIELLETIEKYFINTETGHLSLFFDENWIEKPDVISYGHDIEAAWLLLQCAEVLEDENLIANYKKHAVQMTEVTKEGLDSDGGLWYEFDPEKNELIAEKHWWVQAEALIGFYNAYQLTGNEEYLEIVFKNWKFIQKHILDLKNGEWFWGVYRDYSLIEKDKAGFWKCPYHNSRACMELIQRIKD from the coding sequence GTGCCAGCAAAACTAAAGCAGCTTAAATCTGAATTAAAAACTGAACTTGATTCTATTTTTAATTATTGGACAAAGCATACCATTGATAACGAAAATGAAGGTTTCATTGGTCAGATTGATTTTAACGATCATGTAATTGCCAATGCCGAAAAAGGTTCTGTTTTAAACGCCAGAATTCTTTGGAGTTTTTCATCAGCTTATCAAATCACAAAAAAAGAGAATCATAAACAAATTGCCGAAAGAGCTTTTGAATATCTTTCAAAATATTTTTATGATCCAGAATTTGGAGGTATATTTTGGAGTATCAATGCTTATAAAACACCAAAAGATACTAAAAACCAAATCTATGCTTTAGCTTTTGCTATTTATGGTTTAACCGAATATTATGCGATTTCAAAAGATGAAAAAGCTTTAGAAATTTCCAAAAATTTATATTTCAAAATTCAGGAGCACAGTTATGATCCTGTAAATAAAGGCTATTTGGAAGCTTTTACACGCGACTGGCAGCCCATTGAAGATTTGCGTTTAAGCGATAAAGATGCCAACGAAAAAAAGACAATGAACACGCATTTGCATATTATTGAAGCTTATGCGAATTTGTATAAAGTATGGAAAGATGAAACGCTTCGAAAAAACAGTATTGAATTATTAGAAACAATCGAAAAATATTTCATCAATACCGAAACCGGACATCTTAGTTTATTTTTTGATGAAAACTGGATCGAAAAACCGGACGTGATTTCATATGGACACGATATTGAAGCAGCGTGGCTTTTATTGCAATGTGCTGAAGTTTTAGAAGATGAAAATCTGATTGCAAACTATAAAAAACACGCCGTTCAAATGACCGAAGTTACCAAAGAAGGTTTGGATTCTGACGGAGGTTTATGGTATGAATTTGATCCTGAAAAAAACGAATTAATTGCAGAAAAACACTGGTGGGTTCAGGCCGAAGCTTTGATTGGTTTTTACAACGCGTATCAATTAACCGGAAATGAAGAGTATCTTGAAATTGTTTTTAAAAACTGGAAATTTATTCAAAAACACATTCTAGATCTTAAAAACGGAGAATGGTTTTGGGGCGTTTACCGTGATTATTCATTAATCGAAAAAGACAAAGCCGGATTTTGGAAATGTCCGTATCATAACAGCCGCGCGTGCATGGAACTCATTCAGAGAATAAAAGATTAA
- a CDS encoding glycosyl hydrolase has product MKKYFFKLLVTALLGSSCSAQHNNSNTKLSLSDKKATSETVSLYKKLNQLTQKGYLFGHQDDLAYGVNWKYENGRSDIKDVVGDYPAVYGWDIAGLEKDNLNNIDGVPFSKMKQYIIDANERGGISTISWHFDNPATGGSAWDNKPNSLKTILPGGENHQKFTSWLDKAANFFLSLKDKKGKNIPILFRPYHELSGGWFWWGKGNCTPEEFKTAWKFTFEYLQKKGVHNLIYVYNTGSFNSKEDFLTNYPGDDFADILSFDSYQNNNDKEGTKFIAEVQSQLKILNEIGQEKHKLIAVAEAGYEAVPDPKWWTGTFSKAIGDYKMSYVLLWRNHGWQEKEQKMHYYAPFKGQTSEKDFIEYYNMKNTLFEKDLKKLKIEN; this is encoded by the coding sequence ATGAAAAAATACTTTTTTAAGCTTTTAGTAACCGCATTATTAGGATCTTCGTGTTCTGCGCAACATAATAATAGTAATACGAAATTGTCACTTTCAGATAAAAAAGCAACATCTGAAACCGTTTCATTATACAAAAAACTAAACCAGCTTACTCAAAAAGGATATCTTTTCGGACATCAGGATGATCTTGCTTATGGCGTAAACTGGAAATACGAAAACGGCAGAAGCGACATTAAAGATGTTGTTGGCGATTATCCAGCAGTTTACGGATGGGATATTGCAGGTTTAGAAAAAGACAACCTTAATAATATAGATGGCGTTCCGTTCTCAAAAATGAAACAATATATTATTGATGCCAACGAAAGAGGCGGAATTTCAACAATAAGCTGGCATTTTGATAATCCGGCAACCGGAGGAAGTGCCTGGGACAACAAACCAAATTCGCTAAAAACCATTTTACCAGGCGGAGAAAATCATCAAAAATTTACTTCTTGGTTAGACAAAGCGGCGAATTTCTTTCTTTCGTTAAAAGATAAAAAAGGAAAAAATATTCCGATTTTATTCAGACCTTATCATGAACTTTCAGGAGGCTGGTTTTGGTGGGGAAAAGGAAACTGCACACCAGAAGAATTTAAAACTGCATGGAAATTTACCTTCGAATATCTGCAGAAAAAAGGCGTGCATAATTTAATTTATGTTTATAACACAGGTAGTTTCAACTCAAAAGAAGATTTTCTGACCAATTATCCTGGAGATGATTTTGCTGATATTTTAAGTTTTGATTCTTATCAAAACAACAATGATAAAGAAGGAACAAAATTTATTGCAGAGGTTCAAAGTCAGTTAAAAATTCTGAATGAAATTGGACAGGAAAAACACAAACTAATTGCCGTTGCCGAAGCAGGATACGAAGCTGTTCCAGATCCAAAATGGTGGACAGGAACGTTCTCAAAAGCGATTGGCGATTATAAAATGTCGTATGTATTATTATGGCGAAATCACGGATGGCAGGAAAAAGAACAAAAAATGCATTATTACGCACCATTCAAAGGTCAAACGAGCGAAAAAGATTTTATCGAATATTATAATATGAAAAACACACTGTTCGAAAAAGACTTAAAAAAATTAAAAATTGAGAATTAA
- a CDS encoding AraC family transcriptional regulator, with translation MSTAKNFYREIAPLSAGDSFLVFDRVKDSFDFPVHYHPEFEINFILNGKGVRRVVGDNIEEIDNVELVLIGPNLYHGWELNKCTNKKIHEITIQFHNDLFHESLLARRIMNPIRDMFNRSIHGILFSKKVAEELTPRLVRLSKLDGMDYFLEITSLLYDLANSRNQRLLSTYTVDYDKFDDYDKMKLVYEYVQKHFADKITLEDVANVASMSIISFNRFIKKRTGKTFVNYINDIRIGYAARWLVEKDMSVSEVAFKSGFNNIANFNRSFKAIKNCTPSQYREDFSGLKRIL, from the coding sequence ATGAGTACTGCTAAAAATTTTTATAGAGAAATCGCCCCGCTTTCAGCCGGAGATAGTTTTTTAGTCTTTGACAGAGTTAAAGATAGTTTTGATTTTCCGGTTCATTATCATCCTGAGTTTGAGATTAATTTTATTTTGAATGGAAAAGGAGTAAGACGTGTTGTTGGTGATAATATTGAAGAAATTGATAATGTAGAATTGGTTTTAATCGGACCAAATTTATATCATGGCTGGGAACTGAATAAATGTACGAACAAAAAAATCCACGAAATTACGATTCAGTTTCATAATGATTTATTTCATGAATCTTTACTGGCAAGACGCATTATGAATCCGATTCGCGATATGTTTAATCGTTCGATTCACGGCATTTTATTTTCTAAAAAAGTCGCCGAAGAATTAACGCCACGATTGGTAAGGCTCTCAAAACTTGATGGTATGGACTATTTTTTGGAAATCACTTCCTTATTATATGATCTTGCCAATTCGAGAAATCAACGTTTACTTTCTACTTATACGGTTGACTACGACAAATTTGATGATTACGACAAAATGAAATTGGTATATGAATATGTACAAAAACATTTTGCGGATAAAATTACTTTAGAAGACGTGGCAAATGTGGCGAGCATGTCTATAATTTCTTTTAATCGTTTTATTAAAAAACGCACCGGAAAAACTTTTGTCAATTATATTAATGATATTCGAATAGGATATGCAGCAAGATGGCTGGTTGAAAAAGATATGAGTGTTTCTGAAGTGGCGTTTAAATCCGGCTTTAATAATATTGCGAACTTCAATCGTAGCTTTAAGGCTATTAAAAATTGTACTCCTAGTCAATATCGTGAGGATTTTTCTGGATTAAAACGTATTTTGTAG
- a CDS encoding glycosidase, whose product MTTITASTTFQNRKAALEKEHKALIEQKNTPEENAGNGIYERYKNPVVTAAHVPLNWRFDLNEKTNPFLQERIGVNAAFNAGAMKWNGKYLLAVRVEGIDRKSFFAIAESPNGVDNFKFWDKPCVIPQTAEPDTNVYDMRLINHEDGWVYGIFCTERKDPKAPKGDTSSAVANAGIVRSKDLVNWERLPDLISNTGQQRNVVLHPEFVNGKYALYTRPQDGFIDVGSGGGIGLGYVDDMTNPVVKEEKIIFGKQYHTIYELKNGLGPAPIKTEKGWLHLAHGVRNTAAGLRYTLYMFMTDLNDISKVTHVPAGHFMGPEGIERVGDVSNVLFSNGWIEDTDGTVYVYYASSDTRMHVAVSSVEKLVDYVTNTPADTFISAGSVETIINQIEKNNAI is encoded by the coding sequence ATGACAACAATAACCGCTTCAACTACTTTTCAAAATAGAAAAGCAGCATTAGAAAAAGAACATAAAGCACTAATCGAACAAAAAAACACACCGGAAGAAAATGCCGGAAACGGGATTTACGAACGTTATAAAAATCCTGTTGTTACTGCAGCTCACGTTCCGTTGAACTGGCGTTTCGATTTAAACGAAAAAACAAATCCGTTTTTGCAGGAACGAATTGGCGTAAATGCTGCTTTCAACGCTGGAGCAATGAAATGGAACGGAAAATATCTTTTGGCAGTTCGCGTTGAAGGAATCGACAGAAAATCATTTTTTGCTATTGCAGAAAGTCCAAACGGAGTTGATAATTTCAAATTTTGGGACAAACCGTGCGTGATTCCACAAACAGCAGAACCAGACACAAACGTCTACGATATGCGTTTAATTAACCATGAAGACGGCTGGGTTTACGGCATTTTTTGTACCGAAAGAAAAGATCCAAAAGCTCCAAAAGGCGATACAAGTTCGGCTGTAGCCAATGCCGGAATCGTGCGTTCGAAAGATTTAGTAAATTGGGAAAGATTACCGGATTTAATTTCAAATACCGGACAACAGCGAAATGTAGTTTTGCATCCGGAATTCGTAAACGGAAAATACGCTTTATATACACGTCCGCAAGATGGATTTATTGATGTTGGAAGCGGCGGTGGAATTGGTTTAGGATATGTTGACGATATGACAAATCCGGTTGTAAAAGAAGAAAAAATCATCTTCGGGAAACAATATCATACCATTTATGAATTGAAAAACGGTCTCGGTCCTGCCCCTATCAAAACAGAAAAAGGCTGGTTACATTTAGCACACGGCGTTCGTAATACGGCAGCCGGATTGCGCTACACACTATATATGTTCATGACCGATTTAAATGATATTTCGAAAGTGACACACGTTCCTGCAGGACATTTTATGGGACCGGAAGGAATTGAAAGAGTTGGCGACGTATCAAACGTATTATTTTCAAATGGATGGATTGAAGATACTGACGGAACAGTTTATGTATATTATGCATCATCAGATACAAGAATGCATGTTGCCGTTTCGTCTGTAGAAAAATTAGTTGATTATGTGACTAATACTCCCGCAGATACTTTTATTTCTGCAGGTTCTGTAGAAACGATCATTAATCAAATTGAAAAAAATAACGCAATTTAA
- a CDS encoding MFS transporter encodes MHDKISLKEKIGYGLGDAASSMFWKIFSMYLLFFYTDVFGLAPAVVGTMFLITRIWDSCFDPIVGIIADRTKTKWGKFRPYLLWVAIPFAVIGVLTFYTPDFDEKGKIIYAYVTYSLMMMIYSLINVPYASLLGVMSSDRKDRNTLSSYRMVFAFGGSLLALWLIEPLVNYFGGNLNSKTGWLATIIVFGIITTAFFWACFFFTKERVKPIENEQSNLKEDLKDLLKNRPWWILLGAGIGTLVFNSIRDGAAVYYFKYYVSSNVNFDFSLFGTDFHMTPTSIYLVLGQAANIIGVIIATPIANKIGKKKTFFGAMAIAAILSLIFYFFGKEDVFLIMSFQVLISICAGCIFPLIWSMYADSADYSEWKQGRRATGLVFSASSMSQKFGWTIGGAGTGWLLGYYGFQANVEQTAVTQNGIQLMLSILPAIAAAISVAFILFYPLSEEKLQTIEQDLNEKRDQMN; translated from the coding sequence ATGCACGACAAAATTAGTTTAAAAGAAAAAATAGGTTACGGACTTGGCGACGCCGCGTCATCAATGTTCTGGAAAATCTTTAGTATGTATCTTTTGTTTTTCTATACCGACGTTTTCGGATTGGCGCCTGCCGTTGTAGGAACCATGTTCCTGATTACCAGAATCTGGGATTCCTGCTTTGATCCAATCGTAGGAATCATTGCCGACAGAACAAAAACTAAATGGGGAAAATTCAGACCGTATCTTTTATGGGTTGCGATTCCTTTTGCCGTAATTGGAGTTTTAACTTTTTACACACCGGATTTTGATGAAAAAGGAAAAATAATTTACGCCTACGTAACCTATTCCTTAATGATGATGATTTATTCGTTAATCAACGTTCCGTACGCATCACTTTTAGGTGTCATGTCATCTGACAGAAAAGACAGAAACACTTTATCATCGTACAGAATGGTTTTCGCTTTTGGCGGAAGTCTATTGGCGCTTTGGTTAATTGAACCGCTTGTAAATTATTTTGGAGGAAACTTAAATTCTAAAACTGGCTGGCTGGCAACAATCATTGTTTTCGGAATCATTACAACAGCATTTTTCTGGGCTTGTTTTTTCTTCACAAAAGAAAGAGTAAAACCTATCGAAAATGAACAATCCAACTTAAAAGAAGATTTAAAAGATCTTCTAAAAAACAGACCTTGGTGGATTTTATTAGGAGCCGGAATCGGAACTTTGGTTTTTAATTCTATCAGAGACGGAGCTGCAGTTTACTATTTCAAATATTACGTAAGCAGCAATGTAAATTTCGATTTTTCACTTTTCGGAACCGATTTCCACATGACGCCAACCTCTATTTATCTAGTTTTGGGTCAGGCTGCTAATATTATCGGCGTAATTATCGCAACGCCAATCGCTAATAAAATTGGTAAAAAGAAAACATTCTTTGGAGCAATGGCAATCGCCGCAATTTTAAGCTTGATCTTTTATTTCTTCGGAAAAGAAGACGTTTTCCTAATTATGAGTTTTCAGGTTTTAATCAGCATTTGTGCAGGATGCATTTTCCCTTTAATCTGGTCCATGTATGCAGACAGCGCCGATTACTCAGAATGGAAACAAGGCCGCAGAGCAACCGGATTAGTTTTCTCAGCATCCTCAATGTCACAAAAATTTGGATGGACAATAGGCGGTGCCGGAACCGGATGGCTTTTAGGTTATTACGGATTTCAGGCCAATGTTGAACAAACAGCCGTAACTCAAAACGGAATTCAATTAATGCTAAGTATTCTTCCTGCAATAGCAGCAGCAATATCAGTCGCTTTTATATTATTCTATCCTTTATCCGAAGAAAAACTCCAGACGATAGAACAAGATTTAAACGAAAAAAGAGACCAAATGAACTAA